A single genomic interval of Candidatus Jordarchaeales archaeon harbors:
- a CDS encoding helix-turn-helix domain-containing protein, which yields MNILVDVRERLARRIAGEIVLAEDPGKVMRRWRELFHVSQITLAEYLEVSPSVISDYEANRRKSPGTKTIKRFVEALLDIDGRRGNPVTSALGRLMDVEIPSSIILDAREFISPVSAKRLCHAIGAEPLTPSELLDKELSGYIVVESKAMLKDLSSEGYAKLYQASVGRSLILVNASTGRSLTVTIKGNKHKPGLLILHGVSKLDPATLSLVENEKIPLAVTKEVTVEELIKLLRQFSQQVNLSPP from the coding sequence TTGAACATTCTGGTCGACGTCCGGGAGAGGCTTGCCCGTCGTATAGCCGGTGAAATAGTCCTAGCCGAGGACCCCGGAAAAGTGATGCGAAGGTGGAGGGAGCTGTTTCACGTAAGCCAGATAACCCTAGCCGAGTACCTAGAAGTATCCCCGTCAGTCATAAGCGATTACGAGGCTAACAGGAGGAAGTCCCCTGGAACCAAGACCATAAAACGCTTTGTCGAAGCCTTGCTAGACATAGACGGAAGGAGAGGGAACCCTGTAACATCAGCTCTAGGACGCTTAATGGACGTCGAGATCCCCTCCTCGATAATCCTGGATGCCAGGGAGTTTATCTCCCCCGTCAGCGCTAAAAGGCTCTGCCACGCCATAGGAGCTGAGCCCCTCACCCCAAGTGAGCTGCTCGACAAAGAACTTTCAGGGTACATTGTCGTTGAAAGCAAAGCAATGCTTAAAGACCTTTCAAGCGAAGGCTACGCGAAACTCTACCAGGCGTCCGTCGGGAGAAGTCTCATATTGGTCAACGCGAGCACTGGTCGATCCCTCACTGTAACCATTAAAGGAAATAAACATAAGCCCGGCCTATTAATCCTCCACGGAGTCTCAAAACTCGACCCTGCAACCTTGAGCCTGGTTGAAAACGAGAAAATTCCCTTAGCCGTCACCAAGGAAGTAACGGTCGAAGAGCTCATAAAGCTTCTCAGGCAGTTCTCCCAACAAGTTAACCTTTCACCCCCCTGA
- a CDS encoding signal peptidase I encodes MSKKKGEVELARYVLLIVLIVIVVFGGFQLLKAYLGTPAPFRVVSTSPSSMEPTLYYGDLVVIKKAPFYEIGVGDVIVFDAYNWYFEAGELPPNIPVIHRVYWVSFENGQLYYYTWGDNRLTNPSPDPAPTPYWLVHGKVVFTIPKLGLVILFIQSGGFIVLIVILIILLMITITAKDVEEESKRDGKRHDEGSKII; translated from the coding sequence TTGAGCAAAAAAAAGGGAGAAGTGGAACTTGCAAGGTATGTTTTGCTAATAGTGTTAATCGTGATTGTGGTTTTCGGCGGCTTTCAGCTATTGAAAGCGTACCTGGGGACACCTGCACCTTTCAGGGTAGTTTCAACTTCACCTTCAAGCATGGAGCCAACCCTCTACTACGGGGACCTCGTGGTGATAAAGAAAGCTCCGTTCTACGAGATAGGAGTAGGAGACGTCATAGTGTTCGACGCTTACAACTGGTATTTTGAAGCGGGCGAACTTCCGCCGAACATACCAGTGATCCACAGGGTTTACTGGGTGTCATTTGAGAACGGGCAACTCTACTACTACACTTGGGGAGATAACAGACTTACCAATCCTTCCCCCGACCCCGCCCCGACACCTTACTGGCTAGTACACGGGAAGGTCGTCTTCACAATACCGAAACTTGGCTTAGTCATATTATTCATTCAAAGCGGCGGATTCATAGTACTAATAGTGATATTGATAATATTACTGATGATCACAATAACAGCCAAGGATGTGGAGGAAGAAAGCAAAAGAGATGGGAAGAGACACGACGAGGGCTCGAAAATTATATAA
- a CDS encoding NUDIX hydrolase — protein sequence MADLTRVYPERPLVGVGGVVFREKEVLIVRRGSEPSYGKWSIPGGLVNLGETVAEACAREVEEETGIIVEVGEVVDVCDYIERDADGRVRFHYVIIDFLAVPIGGALRAGSDVLDAKFVKIDELNDYDLTRTARRVFEKLGWLSGGVG from the coding sequence TTGGCTGACCTGACTAGAGTTTACCCTGAAAGGCCTCTTGTCGGCGTTGGGGGTGTCGTATTTAGAGAAAAAGAGGTGCTTATCGTTAGGAGGGGAAGTGAGCCTTCTTATGGAAAGTGGTCTATTCCAGGTGGGCTCGTCAACCTGGGGGAGACCGTTGCTGAAGCTTGCGCTAGAGAGGTTGAGGAGGAGACGGGGATCATAGTTGAGGTTGGCGAGGTTGTTGATGTATGTGACTACATAGAAAGGGATGCCGACGGAAGGGTTAGATTCCACTACGTCATAATCGACTTCCTAGCCGTCCCTATTGGCGGGGCTCTCAGAGCTGGAAGCGACGTCCTAGACGCTAAGTTCGTCAAGATTGATGAGCTGAACGATTATGATTTAACGAGGACTGCGCGTAGGGTGTTCGAGAAGCTTGGGTGGCTGAGCGGTGGGGTTGGCTAG
- a CDS encoding DNA-binding protein: MSDDELELIKSRKLLQMMKETAKKITVEQQKSEKENIEKSKERLFSVALTEEARRYLAKIKAAKPAVAEKIENAIVYIFANGLINRRLTEVDIMKMERKIEGVEPKIMIKRRGERAPVDLSDALKKD, from the coding sequence ATGTCGGACGACGAGCTGGAGCTAATTAAAAGCCGCAAGCTTCTGCAAATGATGAAGGAGACTGCGAAGAAGATAACTGTCGAACAACAGAAAAGTGAAAAAGAAAATATTGAAAAATCCAAGGAGCGCCTCTTCAGCGTGGCTCTTACAGAAGAGGCGAGGCGCTATCTCGCCAAGATAAAGGCGGCAAAGCCTGCCGTAGCCGAGAAAATAGAGAACGCCATAGTCTACATCTTCGCTAACGGCCTCATAAACAGGAGACTGACCGAGGTAGACATCATGAAAATGGAGCGGAAAATAGAAGGAGTAGAACCAAAGATAATGATTAAAAGACGGGGGGAGCGTGCTCCTGTAGACCTGTCTGACGCCTTGAAAAAAGACTAG
- the sepF gene encoding cell division protein SepF: MGIAGFLKKIGGRTREKEKALTAAQCLDDDLNEFNLCPPEEIYIKSLPLITLSDVQKVVTELKAGNIVILHIKPMLQRDKTRNELKRAVDQLRGVCRQIEGDIAQLGGEYIIITPGPFVRIYKPEPRKVEEKEESEAKEEAKEEASSSPIVSGRRPYSFEHAKLGAGRETQPDQAVLATARSSTFGNF; the protein is encoded by the coding sequence ATGGGAATAGCTGGGTTCTTGAAGAAAATTGGTGGGCGCACAAGAGAGAAGGAGAAAGCCCTGACAGCCGCGCAATGCCTAGATGACGACCTCAACGAGTTCAACCTCTGCCCCCCGGAGGAGATATACATAAAGTCGCTGCCGCTAATAACGCTTTCAGACGTGCAAAAAGTGGTAACGGAGCTCAAAGCGGGAAACATAGTGATACTTCACATAAAACCCATGCTACAGAGGGATAAGACGAGGAACGAGTTGAAGCGTGCAGTCGACCAGCTGAGAGGGGTATGTCGCCAAATAGAGGGAGACATAGCCCAACTTGGAGGAGAGTACATAATAATCACGCCTGGGCCATTCGTTAGAATATACAAGCCTGAGCCGAGAAAAGTAGAGGAGAAAGAGGAGAGCGAGGCGAAGGAGGAGGCGAAGGAGGAGGCGAGCAGTAGTCCGATAGTTTCAGGTAGGAGGCCTTACAGTTTCGAGCACGCGAAGCTGGGGGCGGGCCGTGAAACACAGCCCGACCAGGCGGTTCTAGCCACCGCGCGTTCTTCGACCTTCGGCAATTTCTAG
- a CDS encoding 3-hydroxyacyl-CoA dehydrogenase has translation MGEVGRVAVIGAGTMGSDVSFLFALSGCEVVVNDVSERALNKLRAKFEKNIEELQREDVVKEDVETVWERVTTTTNLDDVKDVDFVFEAVNEDLELKRKVFRRLDELPRSVVLATNTSSLTVTEIAEGLRGAERVGGMHFSNPPIIMPLVEVVKGRETSEETLEVISRVAERLGKTPVIVRIDMRGFILNRILLSAGAEGLWAISRGEAAAEELDGSIKAMGFPIGLAEAVDIIGVDIVMAVSRNLREAYGDRFMLPMSMLEEMARKGRLGKKAGAGFYDWSEGKPRISEGIQGAYDVTRIVAVAANEAFWIMSDGVAEPETIDRVVKLGMLSPVGICELADALGLDTLAKTLHEVYKKYGLELYRLCPLFEDYVKHGRKGRSVGKGFYEY, from the coding sequence TTGGGAGAGGTTGGCCGCGTGGCTGTTATTGGTGCGGGAACTATGGGGTCTGATGTTTCTTTCCTCTTCGCGCTTTCTGGATGTGAAGTCGTTGTGAACGACGTGTCGGAGCGGGCGCTGAACAAGTTGAGGGCGAAGTTCGAAAAGAACATTGAGGAGTTGCAGCGTGAGGACGTGGTCAAGGAGGACGTTGAGACTGTTTGGGAGCGGGTAACCACGACGACAAATCTGGACGACGTGAAGGATGTGGACTTTGTTTTCGAGGCGGTGAATGAGGATCTAGAGTTAAAGAGGAAAGTTTTCAGGAGGCTCGACGAGCTACCGAGGAGCGTGGTACTTGCAACCAATACTTCAAGCTTGACTGTCACAGAGATAGCGGAGGGGCTGAGGGGGGCGGAGAGAGTTGGCGGAATGCACTTCTCTAATCCCCCCATAATAATGCCGCTGGTGGAAGTCGTTAAGGGGAGGGAGACAAGCGAGGAGACTCTTGAGGTCATATCCCGCGTAGCGGAGAGGCTAGGTAAGACCCCTGTCATAGTTAGGATAGATATGAGGGGGTTCATTCTCAACAGGATTCTTTTATCCGCCGGAGCAGAGGGCTTGTGGGCGATCAGTAGAGGGGAGGCGGCTGCCGAGGAGCTTGACGGCTCCATTAAAGCTATGGGGTTCCCAATAGGGCTCGCTGAGGCGGTCGACATCATAGGTGTAGACATAGTGATGGCTGTTAGTAGAAATCTCCGCGAAGCCTACGGGGACAGATTCATGCTCCCTATGAGTATGCTTGAAGAAATGGCTAGAAAAGGTAGACTGGGGAAAAAGGCTGGAGCGGGGTTCTACGACTGGAGCGAGGGCAAGCCGCGGATAAGCGAGGGCATACAGGGAGCTTACGACGTCACTAGGATTGTTGCGGTAGCAGCAAATGAGGCATTCTGGATAATGAGTGACGGTGTTGCTGAGCCGGAAACAATCGACAGGGTAGTCAAACTGGGGATGTTATCCCCTGTTGGAATATGCGAGCTAGCAGACGCCCTGGGACTAGACACCCTCGCGAAAACCTTGCACGAAGTTTACAAGAAGTATGGCCTAGAACTATACAGGCTCTGCCCGCTGTTCGAGGACTACGTTAAGCATGGACGAAAGGGGAGAAGTGTCGGTAAAGGGTTTTACGAGTACTAG
- a CDS encoding lactate racemase domain-containing protein, translated as MRLPVLHGDKVVVEEFPEETVVLTSPPTLQPLENPTAAVREAIENPLNEQRFSELLGECRNIVLAFDDPVLPIPIPREDPRKIVVKEVMAAAEEAGVRVKLLCANGTHRKWSERELAAIVGDFAKRTLCHDAEDEKNLADLGSADGAPVVINKEAAESDLLVYVNVTFTPMNGGWKSVNVGLGSYESISYHHNPDSFGRGLMEPEVSEMHKTLWKMGRVVEENVKVFQIETIVTNNLQPSLSLVGGEGLRAPLTLKAFSLLPRRVRDKLRGFVRAAYRMAYVKAGKVVDVHAETLRVLRKQLELMVEKQFDIVVAGIPNMSPYATFSVQNPILSANLALGYAFSFLSVGKPLLRKGGVFVFFSPMDEVFHEGHHPSYVEFYKILSETRDPWELREKYEKKFAKNEKYVRLYRYGYAYHGAHPFFVWYAIRPALEQASAVINVAPSNSKVPEKMGFEWARNLREALGKAYSYVGKDASIVYPAMPPIFCTRVG; from the coding sequence GTGAGGCTGCCGGTACTCCACGGCGACAAGGTGGTTGTCGAGGAGTTCCCCGAAGAAACTGTTGTTCTAACTTCTCCTCCTACGCTGCAACCTCTCGAAAACCCCACTGCAGCTGTACGTGAAGCCATAGAGAATCCTTTAAACGAGCAACGGTTTAGCGAGCTGTTAGGTGAGTGCAGGAACATCGTTCTGGCGTTCGACGATCCCGTCCTCCCCATACCGATCCCCAGAGAGGATCCCAGGAAAATCGTCGTGAAAGAGGTGATGGCCGCCGCAGAGGAAGCGGGAGTCAGAGTTAAGCTTCTGTGCGCTAATGGCACGCATAGAAAGTGGTCTGAGAGGGAGCTGGCGGCTATCGTAGGAGACTTTGCCAAGCGTACGTTGTGCCACGATGCTGAGGACGAGAAGAACCTCGCCGATCTAGGGTCAGCGGACGGAGCGCCAGTTGTAATAAACAAGGAGGCCGCTGAAAGTGACCTACTCGTATACGTCAATGTTACTTTTACTCCGATGAATGGAGGCTGGAAGTCGGTTAACGTTGGGCTCGGATCGTACGAGTCTATAAGTTACCACCATAACCCGGACTCCTTTGGGCGGGGCCTTATGGAGCCCGAGGTATCAGAAATGCACAAGACACTGTGGAAGATGGGTAGGGTTGTTGAGGAGAACGTCAAGGTCTTCCAAATAGAGACAATTGTGACAAATAATCTGCAGCCAAGCCTGTCACTGGTCGGCGGGGAGGGGCTGCGAGCCCCGTTAACTCTGAAAGCCTTCTCTCTGCTCCCAAGAAGAGTGAGGGACAAGCTTAGGGGTTTTGTCAGGGCGGCTTACAGGATGGCTTACGTCAAAGCTGGAAAAGTTGTAGATGTGCACGCTGAAACTCTGAGAGTCTTGAGAAAACAGCTCGAGTTAATGGTTGAGAAACAGTTCGACATAGTGGTTGCAGGCATCCCTAACATGAGCCCCTACGCCACGTTCTCCGTCCAGAACCCCATACTTTCCGCTAACCTAGCTTTAGGGTACGCTTTCAGCTTCCTTAGCGTCGGAAAACCGCTCCTTAGAAAGGGCGGCGTATTTGTCTTTTTCAGCCCAATGGACGAAGTCTTCCACGAAGGGCACCACCCCTCATATGTGGAGTTCTACAAAATCCTAAGCGAAACACGCGACCCATGGGAGCTGCGCGAGAAGTACGAAAAGAAGTTTGCCAAGAACGAAAAGTACGTCAGGTTGTACAGGTATGGCTATGCGTACCATGGAGCACACCCGTTCTTCGTCTGGTATGCCATTAGGCCAGCGCTAGAACAGGCGTCTGCCGTGATAAACGTCGCCCCGTCAAACTCCAAGGTCCCCGAAAAAATGGGCTTCGAGTGGGCTAGAAACTTGCGCGAAGCGCTTGGTAAAGCTTACAGCTACGTGGGGAAAGATGCGAGCATAGTATATCCCGCCATGCCGCCAATTTTCTGCACACGAGTGGGTTAA
- the ribB gene encoding 3,4-dihydroxy-2-butanone-4-phosphate synthase: protein MMDEVARAAELLESGGFILVYDEDDREEEVDLVMLAEKATPRHVYTLRRDAGGLICVALHPKIWKRWGLPFLHDILGFSSRKYDVLSGLNPNDIPYDSRSSFSVTVNHRKTYTGVTDNDRALTIREIGRIGRETMERPEQDWKSVLGKAFRSPGHVHLLLAAEGLLRERRGHTELTVAFAEAAGLPPVMVLCEMLDGETGGALSFSDARKYAEKHGFPIFRGEDIAQVWERRHEG from the coding sequence ATGATGGACGAAGTGGCAAGGGCAGCCGAGTTACTGGAGAGCGGGGGTTTCATCCTAGTATACGATGAGGACGACAGAGAAGAGGAAGTAGACCTCGTGATGCTAGCTGAGAAGGCCACGCCGAGGCACGTTTACACGCTCAGAAGGGACGCTGGAGGACTTATATGTGTTGCTCTCCACCCAAAGATATGGAAGAGGTGGGGGCTCCCGTTCCTCCACGATATTCTCGGCTTCTCAAGCCGGAAGTACGACGTGCTTTCCGGCCTTAACCCGAACGACATACCCTACGATTCGAGGTCATCGTTCTCCGTGACCGTGAATCACAGGAAAACGTATACCGGGGTAACAGACAACGACAGAGCCTTAACGATAAGGGAGATTGGAAGAATTGGGCGGGAGACGATGGAGAGGCCTGAACAGGACTGGAAGAGTGTTCTTGGGAAGGCTTTCAGGTCTCCTGGGCACGTCCACTTGCTCCTAGCGGCTGAGGGGTTGCTGCGCGAGAGAAGGGGGCACACCGAGCTGACAGTTGCCTTCGCAGAGGCTGCTGGTCTACCACCGGTCATGGTTCTCTGCGAGATGCTGGATGGAGAGACCGGGGGCGCACTTTCCTTCAGCGACGCTAGGAAGTATGCTGAGAAACACGGGTTCCCCATATTCAGGGGTGAAGATATAGCTCAGGTGTGGGAGAGGCGGCATGAAGGTTAA
- the ribC gene encoding riboflavin synthase: MKVKVGIVDTTFARYDMAKVAIEEIESMTSKVEIVRYTVPGVKDLPVAAKKLIEEEGCEIVIAFGMPGPEPIDKLCAHEASMGLIQAQLMTNKHIIECFVHEDEGKTVEELIAICEDRARKHARNAIRLLFDREWLTRHAGQGLRQGHPDAGPLKP, encoded by the coding sequence ATGAAGGTTAAAGTCGGAATAGTTGACACCACTTTTGCCAGGTACGACATGGCGAAGGTGGCGATAGAGGAAATAGAGTCTATGACGAGCAAGGTTGAAATAGTTCGGTACACTGTTCCAGGGGTTAAAGACCTTCCGGTGGCGGCGAAGAAGCTCATAGAAGAGGAGGGGTGCGAGATAGTGATAGCCTTCGGCATGCCTGGCCCAGAGCCGATAGACAAACTGTGTGCTCATGAAGCCTCGATGGGGCTCATTCAAGCCCAGCTCATGACGAACAAGCATATAATAGAGTGTTTCGTGCACGAGGACGAGGGGAAGACCGTTGAGGAGTTGATCGCCATATGCGAGGATAGGGCTAGAAAACATGCTAGGAACGCTATCAGGTTGCTGTTTGATAGGGAGTGGTTGACCCGCCATGCGGGTCAAGGTCTTAGACAAGGACACCCCGACGCGGGGCCTTTAAAGCCTTAA
- the ribH gene encoding 6,7-dimethyl-8-ribityllumazine synthase encodes MVIVMANEDVRLGIVVSEFNYDITYLMLQRALDHAEFLGVKVVKVVKVPGVFDMPLAVKKLLERNDVDAVVTIGAVMKGDTDHDQVVAQHAARKIVDLSVEYNKPVALGVSGPGMTRMEAMERIEEYPRRAVEAAVKMVRRLREISK; translated from the coding sequence GTGGTGATTGTGATGGCGAATGAGGATGTAAGGCTTGGTATTGTCGTCTCCGAGTTTAACTACGACATAACATACCTAATGCTGCAAAGGGCACTGGACCACGCCGAGTTCCTCGGCGTAAAGGTTGTTAAAGTTGTTAAGGTTCCCGGCGTCTTCGACATGCCCCTAGCGGTCAAAAAGCTCTTGGAGAGGAACGACGTTGACGCAGTAGTTACAATAGGGGCTGTCATGAAAGGTGACACAGACCACGACCAGGTTGTGGCACAGCACGCGGCGAGAAAGATTGTTGACTTGTCCGTGGAGTATAATAAGCCTGTGGCGCTGGGCGTCTCCGGTCCTGGGATGACTAGAATGGAGGCCATGGAGAGGATAGAGGAGTACCCGAGGAGAGCGGTTGAGGCCGCCGTGAAAATGGTTAGGCGCTTAAGGGAGATCTCAAAGTAG
- a CDS encoding GTP cyclohydrolase IIa — MIKITLVQLDNYGPWTEELGNDREADIQVLQSELYADLQRMFSARGGLLFFSRFDNMLAVSNGVSIREHEMILRSVARRYPVTVSMGIGLGETAYEAQRAATRALQSKGSAQSSERRAVLAYNGNGATKEGYVQMAHIDVNNFTGNVTDKEDAYKAMYLVSSLTTILMKLSMDKGALTFFNGGDNFISVCNGLTECDFREIFDKLETSTGLKFKAGVGFGRNACEALARANEALSRIRRGLTREQILFLGGPPG; from the coding sequence TTGATAAAGATAACATTGGTCCAGCTGGACAACTATGGTCCGTGGACTGAGGAGCTTGGAAATGACAGGGAGGCGGACATTCAGGTTCTTCAGTCGGAGCTCTACGCCGACCTTCAGAGGATGTTTTCAGCCAGAGGTGGGCTACTCTTTTTCTCTCGTTTTGATAACATGCTGGCTGTCTCGAACGGTGTAAGCATCAGGGAGCACGAGATGATACTTAGAAGTGTGGCTAGAAGGTACCCTGTCACTGTGAGCATGGGCATCGGATTGGGGGAGACGGCTTACGAGGCACAACGCGCTGCGACGCGAGCCCTACAGAGTAAGGGGAGCGCTCAGTCCTCTGAGAGGAGGGCTGTCTTAGCTTACAACGGTAATGGTGCGACGAAGGAGGGTTACGTCCAGATGGCACACATAGATGTCAACAATTTTACTGGAAACGTGACTGACAAAGAGGACGCTTACAAGGCAATGTACCTCGTATCAAGTCTGACGACTATCCTGATGAAGCTTTCAATGGATAAGGGTGCGCTCACCTTCTTCAATGGCGGGGACAACTTCATATCTGTGTGCAATGGGCTAACTGAGTGCGACTTTAGAGAGATTTTCGATAAACTTGAGACGAGCACAGGCTTAAAGTTCAAGGCTGGCGTCGGCTTTGGGAGGAACGCTTGCGAGGCGCTTGCGAGAGCGAACGAGGCGCTCTCCAGGATAAGAAGGGGGCTGACGAGAGAGCAAATACTGTTCCTAGGAGGACCGCCCGGGTGA
- a CDS encoding amidohydrolase family protein, with protein sequence MKTIYCEFGLIGKELAFEENVYISFSKNGFIKDVSHTPPGGVNEEYVSCLVMPGLVNAHTHVGDSFFKEVGYNYSIDELVAPPHGLKHNLLDSVPEREIKEGIKWAAVEMLSSGTTTFADFREGGVRGALILRRALEDVPIKCLILGRDHTNIGDLLKVCDGVGLPSTVPYSDEELRMVYEECKLREAIISVHASETVDERERSLRMHGVTDVVRAVNILNADLLVHLTHVSDEELSLVSGRGVACCPRANAYLGVGIPPVEKMVEAGVKVCLGTDNVMINSPDLFREMDFLGKVVRARSGVRALSAKSILKMVTVNPAEVLKLNSGWIERGRAADIVIIDLEAPNVKPVHHPYQALVHRVKSENVVSVYVNGVKVHEK encoded by the coding sequence GTGAAGACGATATACTGCGAGTTCGGACTCATTGGAAAAGAGCTCGCCTTCGAAGAGAATGTCTATATTTCGTTTTCGAAAAACGGGTTCATAAAGGATGTTTCCCACACTCCGCCCGGAGGAGTGAATGAAGAGTATGTGTCTTGCCTTGTAATGCCGGGTCTGGTGAACGCGCACACCCACGTTGGAGACTCGTTCTTCAAGGAGGTAGGGTATAACTATAGCATAGATGAGCTGGTAGCACCTCCGCACGGACTTAAGCACAACTTGCTGGACTCCGTGCCGGAGAGGGAGATCAAGGAAGGAATAAAATGGGCTGCAGTTGAGATGCTGTCGTCTGGAACAACCACCTTCGCAGACTTCAGGGAGGGGGGTGTCAGGGGGGCGCTTATACTAAGGAGGGCGTTGGAGGACGTCCCAATTAAATGCCTCATTCTGGGTAGGGATCACACCAATATAGGCGACCTCTTGAAGGTGTGCGACGGGGTGGGGCTTCCTTCAACTGTCCCCTACAGTGATGAGGAGCTTAGAATGGTGTATGAAGAGTGCAAGCTAAGGGAGGCGATAATTTCAGTCCACGCTTCTGAGACCGTGGATGAGAGGGAGAGGTCTCTCAGAATGCATGGCGTGACAGACGTGGTTAGAGCGGTGAACATCCTAAACGCAGATCTCTTAGTTCACTTGACTCACGTGAGCGATGAGGAGCTTTCCCTAGTCTCCGGGAGGGGGGTTGCGTGTTGCCCTCGGGCTAACGCCTACCTGGGCGTCGGTATTCCGCCCGTCGAAAAAATGGTGGAAGCGGGCGTTAAGGTTTGCCTTGGAACAGACAACGTGATGATAAACTCCCCAGACCTGTTTAGGGAAATGGACTTTTTGGGTAAGGTTGTTAGGGCTAGATCCGGTGTGAGGGCGCTGAGCGCGAAAAGCATACTGAAGATGGTCACGGTAAACCCGGCTGAAGTCTTAAAGCTGAACTCCGGGTGGATTGAGCGGGGGAGAGCGGCCGACATAGTGATAATAGACTTAGAGGCGCCCAACGTTAAACCGGTACACCACCCTTACCAGGCTCTTGTGCACAGGGTTAAGTCTGAAAACGTGGTCTCGGTTTACGTTAACGGGGTGAAAGTTCATGAGAAATAG
- a CDS encoding 2,5-diamino-6-(ribosylamino)-4(3H)-pyrimidinone 5'-phosphate reductase translates to MRNRPYVILNAAMSLDGKIATVSGDSAFSDEKDWERVHRLRSEVDAIMVGVNTVLVDDPKLTSKVGKSPLRVVVDSKARTPPTARVITFMKGEVPTVVAVTSKAPAERVERLKQAGAKVIVCGNGDKVDLEMLMEKLSEMGVRTLMLEGGGNLNWGMLEKGLVDEIRVAIAPVVVGGSKAVTLVEGEGFEKVSQAVKLEFVKVETVGSCLLVTCKVKGRGQTSEGNV, encoded by the coding sequence ATGAGAAATAGGCCGTACGTGATACTTAACGCCGCCATGAGCCTGGATGGAAAGATAGCCACAGTCTCCGGAGACTCCGCGTTCTCCGACGAAAAAGACTGGGAGAGAGTGCACAGGTTGAGGAGCGAGGTTGACGCCATAATGGTCGGAGTGAACACGGTGCTTGTAGACGATCCTAAGCTGACATCTAAGGTTGGGAAGAGCCCGCTGAGGGTTGTCGTGGACAGTAAGGCGAGGACTCCTCCAACCGCTAGGGTGATCACCTTCATGAAGGGGGAAGTCCCGACCGTTGTGGCGGTTACAAGTAAGGCTCCGGCTGAAAGAGTTGAGAGGTTGAAGCAGGCAGGGGCTAAAGTTATAGTCTGCGGGAACGGAGACAAAGTCGACTTGGAGATGCTTATGGAGAAGCTGTCCGAGATGGGTGTGAGGACTCTAATGCTCGAGGGGGGAGGGAACCTCAACTGGGGGATGCTCGAAAAAGGGCTCGTCGACGAAATAAGGGTTGCAATAGCCCCAGTGGTGGTTGGCGGAAGCAAGGCGGTGACTCTCGTTGAGGGGGAAGGCTTTGAAAAAGTGAGCCAAGCCGTGAAGCTGGAGTTCGTTAAAGTTGAAACTGTGGGAAGCTGCTTACTTGTAACGTGCAAGGTTAAGGGTAGGGGGCAAACTTCCGAAGGGAATGTTTAA